CATCTGTTATACTAATATATTCATTTTTTGTATCTGTTACAATACGGCAAAGATATCTACTTTTACTGAACAAAAAAAATAAGAAGAATATGAAAAAATTAGGATTGGTAGGGGGCATCAGCTGGGCTTCTACTTTAGACTACTACCGTCTTTTAAATGAAGGAATTAATCAGCAATTAGGTGGATTGAATTTTGCGGAATGTATTATTTATTCTGTCAACTTTAACCATTTTCAGCAATTTAATGCAGATTACGACTGGGATGCTACCTTTGAACTTCTGTACAATGCTGCCGAAAATTTAAAAAAGTCCGGAGCGGAAGCTATTGTACTTTGTGCCAACACAGCCCATATTGTTGCCGACAGGATTGAAGAGAAAATAGGATTACCACTCATTCATATTACAACTGCTACCGCCAATGCCGTTAAACAAAAAGGATTAAAAAAAATCGGTTTATTAGGAACAAGCTATACGATGGAGCTGGATTTTTATAAGGATAAACTGATAGAAGGCGGTCTGGAGCCTCTTATTCCCGAGAAAACTGAAGACAGAGATTATATAGAGGATATTTTAAGAAACGAATTAAGCAGAGGAATTATTAATCCTGAAACCAAAAAAAATTATCTGAAGATTATTCAGGAGCTTACAGACCGTGGAGCAGAGGGAATTATTTTAGGCTGCACAGAAATTCCACTTCTGATCAAACAGGAGGATGTCTCTGTTCCGGTATTTGATACCATTCAAATTCATGTAGATGCTGCTGTAGCATTTGCCGTTTCAAAGCACAACATAACAGCTATTTCATAAAACACTAAAATACAATTAAATACAGTTCAATTCAAAAGAAACCAATAATAATCAATGAGTTCAATTTATTAATGGTTTCAAACATAAGTACCATATTATTTGATATGGTACTTTTTATTTTCATAATACTCATTGCTACTTTTTTTGGTCTCCGGATATAACAAGAGGGGATATGATACCTCAATTTTTTGGTTGTAAAATAATCTTTTGCGGTCTTTTTACCTTCCGTTCAGGTCTCTTATACCAAATTTCCCGTTATATAACCCCAAAAAACAAATCAAAGCCATGTACTGAGTGGTTCAGAACCCAAACGGAGTATTCCAAGACGGCGAAAGATAGATTATTTTATCCTACGATAGAAATAAAAAGATCCAAAACTATGTTCTGGATCTTTTCATGATTTTATTTGTTCTCTTTGGGAAGCGTCTCATCCGTTTTGGTACTTTTTCCGAAAAATTGTTTCAGTTCATTCTGTTTTACTTCAAATCCCGGAGATGCTGTTCCTGCTTTATATGCTGTATAAGCATAGTCTGTAAGTGCTGCCTGGTAATTGTCATAATCATGTAAGATCTTAGCACTTTTCAGCCTTGTAATAAGACTCTCCAGTCTGGCAATAAAGGCCTCGTAGTTTTGTCTGGAAGTAAAATCCCTGTTGAATTCTTCCCAATCAATTTCGGAGGCACTTAAGGTAGGCTGGTTGTTATTATAATCTGCTACTTTGTTAACCAAAAGTTTATTCTGTTCGTTGATACTGCCATATTTCTGACGGTTTCTGATGAAAGATTTACTGTGATGACAGCCAAAGCTGTTTCCAGAGAGGTAAGTGCTGTTTGAGCCGCTGTAAGATGGGTGTTGTTTAGGTTTGTGAGTGCCATTATTTGTATTTTTTATTGGTTTTACTTTTTGAGAAAGCTCTCTATGAACTTTGCAGTAAACCTATTGATAAAAACAAAGCATTACAATAGCTGATCATGAAATCATTAAAGATAATATAGAAATTGTATTTTATTCTTTAAAAATTACAGGAAAGCTGTTTTTATATATGATATAATCTCATAATTGGATTGAATGCTCCGATTATTTTTTAATATGACATGTTCTGTCGTTGTCAGGAGATAATTTTACATCAGAATAAAATGAATTTCAATATAAATAAAGAGAACTAAATAATAAATAGTATAATTTACACAATACCGCATTAAAGTGATTTTTACATCTTAAAAAATATTAAATTCGCAGCGTTTTAACAAACTAATTAATAACTTAGAAAACAACACGAGAATGAAAAAATTCTATATCGGTGCATTCTCTTTATGCACGGTCTTGGGTATCTCTGCCCAGGAAGTGGTATGGCAGAAAGACATCCAATCCTCTACTCAGGATTTTTTGAGTCAAGTCACCACAACAATTGATCAGCAATATCTTATCACGGGAAGTTCTATCCAAAGCGATAAGCAGCAAGTTTCAGGCAGTAAGCAAAATAATGGTTACGATTTTCATCTTGTAAAACTAAATCAACAAGGAAATGAAGTCTGGGAAAAATATTTTTCAGGACAAAACCATGATTATTTATCAGCAACAGTTACCACGCAGGATGGTGGATTTCTTTTAGCCGGAACCTCTTATTCTGGAAAAGGATTAGATAAAAAAGAAGATTCTAAAGGTGGATCAGATATCTGGCTGATCAGAATCAACGAATTCGGAGATGAATTGTGGCAGAAAACTTTAGGGGGTTCTTCAGACGAAGAAGCCAGAGCTGTGATTCAGACTACAGATTTGGGATTCTTTGTTGCCGGAAATGTACAAAACTCTTCAAAAGGTTACGGTTCTAAAGATGTTTTAATTACCAGATTAGACAAAGACGGCAAAGAATTATCCCAGCTTGTTTTAGGTGGAAAGGGCTTAGGCGAGATGGAAAAGATGATTCCAACCCGTGATGGTGGGGCGCTACTCGGAATATATTTTGAAATAGATAATAAGTATCAATATAATGCATATAATGCTGTAATAAGAGAATTAAACAAAAAAGAAGATAAAAAGCAATGAAAAATTATATAATATTTATATCCAATTTACTAATTTGGATTTATAGTACATTTATATGTTATATACATATAAATGTAGGAGATAATAAAAATTTACTTCTTTACTCAGGTATATCAATTGGATTATTATTAGGAATTAACTTAGTATACACAAAAGTAAAAATATCTTTGAAAGATATAATTTGTATTTTGATTAATATTATTTTACTTATTCTAATCGTTTATTTATCGTTAGTGTTTATACAATTAGATGTAAGATAGTAGGGAAATTCAAAAAAATGGTTTCTATTATTAAATATGCATAAAACAGATAGCCATTAGGCTACCTGTTATTTCTTTGAAGAAAATCAATATTTACAAGTATATTGATTAGGTAGGAAATATCAGACTGGCGTATTACAAGGATGCTTCCGGAAATCTCAAAATTGACAGAACCAACCATTACTATCCTTTCGGGCTTGAATTTGGCGGAGATTTGAGTATTAATGGTACACTAACTCCGAGCTATAGATACTCTTCTCAGGGACAGGAAAACCAGATTGATACCAAATGGAGTTCTTACCGATGGAGAAACTATGATGCTGGGATGGCAAGGTTCTTTAATATCGACCCTTTAAGTGAAAAATATGCTTATCAATCGCATTATAATTTTTCTGAAAATAGAGTTGTTGATGGAAGAGAATTAGAGGGCTTAGAGTGGCAAAGCACAAAAAGAGAGCAGGATTTACCAGATGACCCAGTAGAGTTTGCCGAATTTATTGGTGGAGGAATTAATAGTGTAAGAGCTGCTGTGGCTAACTCATTGGCAAGAACGGTTAACGTACTTACCAATAATGCTGTAAGTAATAAGTATGTAGTTGAAGGTGACGGCGGCTTAACTTTGTTAACAGGAGTTCCAAAAGAATCTTTCAAAGAAAAAGTTGTAAACGGTTCTTTTGATCTGGCTACAATAGGAATGGCAGCTCTTGGTGGGCCTGAAGGTGTGCTTACAATGCAGGGAGGAAAGGCTCCAGCCATAAAAGCTGTTGAAGAAGTTAAAAATTTACAAAAAGCAGGAAGAAACGGTAAACAGGCAAGACTAAGAGAGCTGGCAGAAGAGCCTAAGCTAGGAAAAGCTGATAAAGGTTGGTTAAAGTCTGATATAAATAAAGTTGCACAGGGAAAGAGAACTACAATCAGAAACCCTCCCGGAAAGGATTTGGCCCATGAAAGAGGACGAGAGGCAGAGAAAGGCTATTCTTATAAATATTCTCATTTACAAGATAGGAGTTTGCATAGGAAACAGCACAAATATGATAATGGAGGAAGAAAGAATAAAGAAAGACCTGTAGAAGGTGAAAAATAAAATTAATATTATGCATAGCAAAGAAATCGAAAACATTTTAAAATTAGAGCCTTTTAAAAGATATGAATACTTTATTAAGAAGGCTGCAGACTTCGAACAACTTTGGACAATTATTGATCAGGATGGGAATTATGTTATTTCAGAAATTGATGAATTTAGCCTTATCTCATTTTGGCCTGCTGAAGAGTTTGTTACGTTATATCTGGAAGAAGGCTGGGAAGATTACAAACCCATAAAATTAACTTTAGATGATTTAAAAGAAGACGTGTTCGAGATCATTAACACTGAAAATTATTTAATAAATGTGTTTCCTGTAAATGGAAAATCAGGATTTGTAGTAAGCCTAGAAGAATTTGATCGAGATTTACAAGATGAGCTGGATAAGATAGAATAAACTTTTTGCGAGCGTTTCGCTCGTCTCTGCAATAGTATAATAACAGCCCTTGCAGAAATGCAAGGGTTTGTTAATATATTTCGTTTTTAAAATTTAATAACATTCATGATAATATTCAGAGGAATTAAAATAAATATAGTGGCTAATCTTTATGTGGATACAGAAGGATTAGGTTCTTATATCTCTAAAGAAATTAGAGTTGCCATTGGTAATCATCAACCCGAAAGCTATGTAGATGTTATTAAGTACATTATAGATTATATTGTAGATAGTAAACCGATCATTTCTGAAAACCAAAATATTAGCTATTATTCATGGCTTTTGCAATTTAGACTGGATCAAGAGAACTGCTATGATCTATATGAGGCAAATGTAGACGGTAGCAACTTTAATAAAGGTTGTGACACGGCAATTTCGGTTGTTAGACAGCAAAGCGAAACATGTTGGCAGCAGAATCTTATTCCTCTCTTTCCAAACTTCAATCAATCAGTTGTTATTTCAGATGGTGTTTACGAAGGAAAGGATATTGAAGGAATTAGATATGATTCACCTCAGGACGAAAGTGGTTGGTATCTTATTACAGACGACTATAATGACGATATTAAATCATTGAAAATGGTGCATTTTTATCATGTTGCATTTGCTCGGCCTGATATTTTAAAGTACTTAGCAATACCTTTCGGATACAGATTCCTTATGAAAGATGGAAATATTGAAATACGTCAGGATGAAGAGGAATAACTCTCAATCTAAAAATAACTCAAGATTAGCGTATCAAAATGATATGCTAATCTTCATAATAATAAAAGGATTAACGTGAAATTAATATTTATAGTTTTTGCTTGTTTTTTTGTTAATGATAATGCAAAAATAATTGATATGGAGCATTCTACTTGTTCAGACTTTAAATCTGGGAAGTTTGAATTATTGAATAAAAAAACAAATAAGAGATACCTTATACAAAGATCTAATGATTTTCAAGTAGAAGAAACTTTTGATCTTTCTACAAATAAAAAGATATCGAAGGATAGATACTATAAGATACTATGGAAGAGTAACTGCCAATATATATTACTATTAGATCTTACCAAAAGCCAGCATGACGAAACTGACAAATATATTAACTCTCATGGTGGTTATCTTTGTACAATCAAAAAGATAGAGGGTAAATGTGCTATTATTGAGACTCAATTTGAAGGAGATGTCTTCGCTTCTGAAATTTGCAAAACCCAATAGAATATAAATTTAAAAACTTGTTGCTTATTTAGGGTATTATTTTTTAACACCCTAAATTTTAATAAAGACACTTTGCAAATTAGCTAGGAAACATTAGATCGGAGTATTAAATTAAAAGGAAATTATGACAGATAATCCATATTGGATTTTTAAAAACAGTGAACTTGCGAAATCAAAAGTATTAGCCAAAGAGTTAAATATTTCTGAAGCTGATTTTAATAATATCCAGTATTGGTTTGACTTATTATTTACGTTAGATATAGCTGATGATCCAAGAGCAGGCATTGATGATGATAACATACCATCTAATGTTAAAACTGCTGTTAATTATTATAATAAAAATGATGGATTCATGCATTCCGGGATAGGTGGAGAAGATATTGAAATTAATGATCCTTCAAAAACAAAAGGAATAAATGTTCCTGTAAATGCCGCACATACTGAAATTGATAATAAATACCGCTATAATGCGTACAATGCTATAGTAAGAGAATTAAATACAAAAGAAAAAAAGAAATCATGAAAAAAAATATTATAATTTTACTGATTAACATTGTGTATTTCCTACTAATAGTAACTTTTTCTAAAAGTGATTATGCATTTTTAACGGCACAAAATGTTATGATTATCCTTTCTTTGATCGGTTGTTTATATAGTTTATATGGAAGTATTGTTTCAATAAAACTCAAAAACAAATTTAAATGGTTATTTTTAACAATTAACATACTATTTTTTTTAATATATTCTTACGGGCTATATTTTGATATAGTAATTTATAATAAATAATCAAACAATATTTATAATATGTTGGTTATATTTATTTTATGAAGCTATTATAAGAATACTTCCGGAAATCTGAAGACAGATAGAACCACCCATTTTTATCCTTTCGGGTTAGAGTTTGGAGGGGAGTTGAATACTTCAAATTCAATCACTCCAAATTATAGATATTCCACACAAGGACAGGAAAAACAGACAGAAACAGGCTGGAGTTCTTATAAGTGGAGGAACTATGATGCTGCAATGGGAAGGTTCTTTAATGTTGATCCGTTAAGTGAAAAGTACAATACTTGGTCCACGTATGCTTTTAGTGGAAACAGAGTTATTGATGCAAGGGAACTTGAGGGATTAGAGCCATATGTACATTATAATACTTTAGATGATGCGGCAGAAAACTTTGCTGTTCAGTATAACAGTACTTCTATAGTTTTAAATGTGGAATTAGGAACAACTTTTTATGCTGGAACAACAAAGGACGGGAAAACGTATTACTCCTATGTACAGCCACAGGGTCAAATTAATTATGATATAAATGGAATAAAGATTCCTGGTACGAGTGCATTAGTTGATTTGGAAATTCCGGAGGAAACAACTAAGGCTGGTGATGGACATAGCCATGCTGCTGATATGGCTGGACGAAAAAAGAATTATGTTGAAGATGATAATAAGATGAGTAGTCAGGATATATATTCTGCAAGAGGAAGTGGAGATTGGTCAAAAAGATCTATTCAGTACGTGGTAACTCCAAATGGTCAATTAATTATTTATGATCCAAATCCGGACGCACCAGGAAGTAGGAAAAATCGCACTGTGAAAACATCGACTCCTATACCTAGTGACCCTTTAAGTCCAACAAGAAAGAATAAGCAAGATCCCACAATTTGTCCAACATATGATCCTTTGATTATTGATAGTAATGGTCAGGTAGTTGTGCCAAAAGTACAAGAGCCTGCAAAAGAGAAAAATAATAATAAAATCAATTAAAATAATGAAACTAATCTGCTTATTTATATTTGCTTTATTCTTTAATCCTGTTTTTTCACAAGATATTATTAAAGAGAAACCTGTTCAAACATCTATAGTTAATTTAATAGTCACACCTGAGAAGTTTGAAAATAAAAAAGTAATTATTAAAGGTTTTTTAGCTTTGGAAAAAGAGAACAATGGAATATATTTAACAAAGGATGATCTAACCTATAGAAATACAAAAAATTCAATTTTTTTATTACTTTCATATGATATGATTGATGATCTTTATAAAAAAAAACTTGACGGTAAGTATGTGGTAATCCTTGGAGAATATTATATCCCAAAAATTGAAGTTTTTAAGAAAGCTTATAGTAAATATGGTGGGGTTTTGAATAATGTTGAAAATGTTCAACAGATCTATGAATTTGACAGTACTGATCTGTAATCTAATTCTATAATATAAACCACTGCTAAAAGCGGTGGTTTTGTTTTTTTGTGAATGTTATGGTTGAAATTTTGTATTATATAAAAAGGGTTTTTATTGATCTAATAAATATTCATAAAAGAGATTTAGATGTAAATAAACTCTGAAGGTGATGTGTAATAACTCCTGGAGGTTATGCATTCATTTATGGTCCTGGAACTAAAAATGGTACAGATCGGGAGAAAATGAAACCTGATTCTACCAGTATGCCAAAAGATCCAAAATTGAAAAAAAATCCAACGAATAAAAATACTGAAAAAATAACACCTGAAAAACTCCCAACTGGAGAGAAAGAAGATAAATATATTCAAAAGAAATGATAAAGCAACTAATAATATTTTTAATATGTGTTTTTTGTGTAAATATCGACGCAAAAAACGTTACACTGCACCATACTAGTGGAAATGTTACAGTACATATATCCTGTTTTTCTTACAGAGAGGAAATTAACAAAGGGATCATAATTGGTGAATATGTTCAAGAATTATCTAAAAAATATAATTATGATGATTCTATTGAAATTTTTTTAGAAATGATTCCAGATCAACATCCAAAATATTTTTTCAGAAATAAAAAAAATATTTTTTTACATGTTAATGCATACAATTTTGATTTGTTGGATAATCTAAAAATAATAGAATTTGCTATACTGAAAAAAGGAAAAATTCCTACTGATGTGAACTATAATGAAATTTTAAGGGGAGCAAATTCGAAGCAAATTAGTCAAGTTTTAATGTTGCCTGTTGAACGTCCTAACATAGTGAAAGAATTAAGTAATAATAGTGACTTTTCTTATCGATATCAAAACAATAAATTTAACATTTACAATATTAAAACTAACGAAAATTTACTTAGTAGTAATTCGATTTATTTATTTTGTACAATCGCATATTCGAGACCTATAATCTTTATTAATAATCACCAATTTTACTATCAAAATCTTAATGGAGATTTGAAGTTAATATCTTTTAATGGAGA
The window above is part of the Chryseobacterium sp. MA9 genome. Proteins encoded here:
- a CDS encoding aspartate/glutamate racemase family protein; this encodes MKKLGLVGGISWASTLDYYRLLNEGINQQLGGLNFAECIIYSVNFNHFQQFNADYDWDATFELLYNAAENLKKSGAEAIVLCANTAHIVADRIEEKIGLPLIHITTATANAVKQKGLKKIGLLGTSYTMELDFYKDKLIEGGLEPLIPEKTEDRDYIEDILRNELSRGIINPETKKNYLKIIQELTDRGAEGIILGCTEIPLLIKQEDVSVPVFDTIQIHVDAAVAFAVSKHNITAIS
- a CDS encoding polymorphic toxin type 8 domain-containing protein, which encodes MSINGTLTPSYRYSSQGQENQIDTKWSSYRWRNYDAGMARFFNIDPLSEKYAYQSHYNFSENRVVDGRELEGLEWQSTKREQDLPDDPVEFAEFIGGGINSVRAAVANSLARTVNVLTNNAVSNKYVVEGDGGLTLLTGVPKESFKEKVVNGSFDLATIGMAALGGPEGVLTMQGGKAPAIKAVEEVKNLQKAGRNGKQARLRELAEEPKLGKADKGWLKSDINKVAQGKRTTIRNPPGKDLAHERGREAEKGYSYKYSHLQDRSLHRKQHKYDNGGRKNKERPVEGEK
- a CDS encoding DUF2750 domain-containing protein — its product is MHSKEIENILKLEPFKRYEYFIKKAADFEQLWTIIDQDGNYVISEIDEFSLISFWPAEEFVTLYLEEGWEDYKPIKLTLDDLKEDVFEIINTENYLINVFPVNGKSGFVVSLEEFDRDLQDELDKIE
- a CDS encoding DUF4329 domain-containing protein, whose product is MNTSNSITPNYRYSTQGQEKQTETGWSSYKWRNYDAAMGRFFNVDPLSEKYNTWSTYAFSGNRVIDARELEGLEPYVHYNTLDDAAENFAVQYNSTSIVLNVELGTTFYAGTTKDGKTYYSYVQPQGQINYDINGIKIPGTSALVDLEIPEETTKAGDGHSHAADMAGRKKNYVEDDNKMSSQDIYSARGSGDWSKRSIQYVVTPNGQLIIYDPNPDAPGSRKNRTVKTSTPIPSDPLSPTRKNKQDPTICPTYDPLIIDSNGQVVVPKVQEPAKEKNNNKIN